CATCGATCGCGGGCCCGGGCAGCGGCAGGTCGAGGTAGCCGAGGCGGGTGGTGTCGTCGGGGAATTGGCTGGCGTACTGGAATGCCACTGCGGCACCGAGGTCGTGCCCGATGACACGGGCATCACGCACCCCGAGCTGGTCGGAGATCAGCTTGTGCACGTACCGGGCCAGCGTGGCTTTGTCGTAGCCGGTCGGTGAGCCGGTGCTGTCGCCCAGTCCGGGAAGGTCGACGGCGTAGACGGTGTGGTGCTCGGCGAGTTTCGGCATGATCTGCCACCAGCCGTACCAGGTCTGTGGCCAGCCGTGTATCAGCACGACCGGTGTGCCGCTGCCGCCCGTCACGTAGTGCATACGGACGCCGTCGACGTCGGCGAACTTGTGCTGGAAGGAGTCTTTGAACCGGGGATCGTCCTGGGTGGCGGCGGCGTAGGCGGGAACACCTCCACCGGCGGTCGGCGTGGAGGCGGGGGTGGAACAGGCTGTGGTGGCGATCGTGAGCAGGAGGGTGAGCATCACGGTTGCCGCCGTGTGCGCCGAACGGAGGGAGCGGCGTGGCAATGGTCGTGGTTCTGTGATCACGTGTTTCCGTCCTGGAGGGGGTGGGTCAGCGGCCGGTCATGCCGTCGGAGAGTTCGCGGAGGATGTCGGCGTGGCCCGCGTGCCGGC
This DNA window, taken from Streptomyces griseus subsp. griseus, encodes the following:
- a CDS encoding alpha/beta fold hydrolase; this encodes MLTLLLTIATTACSTPASTPTAGGGVPAYAAATQDDPRFKDSFQHKFADVDGVRMHYVTGGSGTPVVLIHGWPQTWYGWWQIMPKLAEHHTVYAVDLPGLGDSTGSPTGYDKATLARYVHKLISDQLGVRDARVIGHDLGAAVAFQYASQFPDDTTRLGYLDLPLPGPAIDASTYRSLSWHIAFHSQRRVPEAVVDDDVREYLALFYPQVSFGGTAFGGTSDRSPFTGAEIDEYARTYSRPKVLAGGFELYRALDKDVRDTVAAAPVRVPTLLMAAEGQLEAIQGTVAPRVTNIVRAVDVPNAGHWLVEENPRFVTAELLRFLDG